A region from the Medicago truncatula cultivar Jemalong A17 chromosome 6, MtrunA17r5.0-ANR, whole genome shotgun sequence genome encodes:
- the LOC11427841 gene encoding translationally-controlled tumor protein homolog: MLVYKDLLIGDELLSDSYPYKEIDNGMLSEVEGKWVVRGACDVDIGANPYAEGGEDEGVDDSTAKVVDIVDVFRLQEQLAFDKKQFLGFVKRYIKLLIPKLDAAKQELFKKHIEGATKYLLGKLKDLQFFVGESMHDDGSLVFAYYKEGATNPTFLYFAYP, translated from the coding sequence ATGTTGGTTTACAAGGATCTCCTTATCGGTGATGAGCTTCTATCAGACTCTTACCCGTACAAGGAAATTGATAATGGAATGTTGTCGGAAGTTGAGGGAAAGTGGGTTGTTAGGGGAGCATGTGATGTAGACATTGGTGCTAACCCTTATGCTGAAGGTGGAGAAGATGAGGGTGTTGATGACTCAACTGCTAAGGTTGTTGACATTGTTGACGTATTCAGACTTCAGGAACAACTTGCTTTTGACAAGAAGCAGTTTCTTGGTTTTGTTAAGAGATATATCAAGTTGTTGATACCCAAACTAGATGCAGCGAAACAAGAGTTGTTTAAGAAGCACATTGAGGGAGCAACCAAGTACCTGCTTGGCAAGCTCAAGGACCTTCAATTCTTTGTTGGTGAGAGCATGCATGATGATGGTAGCTTGGTCTTTGCCTACTACAAGGAGGGTGCTACTAATCCAACATTTCTCTACTTTGCATATCCATAG